In a genomic window of Scyliorhinus torazame isolate Kashiwa2021f chromosome 5, sScyTor2.1, whole genome shotgun sequence:
- the LOC140420176 gene encoding uncharacterized protein, with translation MEKPWKCEDCGKGFKGPYGLERHQRSHTGERLFTCSVCGMGFTAPSKLARHQSSHTGERPFTCSQCEKGFTDIGNLRRHERVHTGERPFTCSDCGKGFTQLCNLQSHQRVHTGERPFTCSQCEKGFTDIGSLRKHERVHTGERPFTCSQCEKGFINVSSLRKHERVHTGERPFTCSQCEKGFINISSLRKHERVHTGERPFTCSHCEKGFIDIGILRRHERVHTGERPFTCSQCEKGFTDIGNLLRHQRVHTGERPFICTVCDKGFTQLPHLQRHQRVHTGEKPFICSVCDKGFAHLSNLLKHNVTHTKSRPFKCSDCRRGFKSSQLLMSHQRVHSEERTFSCSRCTKRFRSSSNLMKHERGHTGESLFTFPTGKSVTRSSLAEPQCHSQQ, from the coding sequence atggagaaaccatggaaatgtgaggattgtgggaagggattcaaaggcccatacgggctggaaaggcatcaacgcagtcacactggagagaggctgttcacctgttctgtgtgtgggatgggattcacagccccgtccaagctggcaaggcatcaaagcagtcacactggagagaggccgttcacctgctctcagtgtgaaaagggattcactgacattggcaacctgcggagacacgaacgagttcacactggggagaggcctttcacctgctctgactgtgggaagggattcactcagttatgcaacctgcagagccaccagagagttcacactggagagaggcctttcacctgctctcagtgtgaaaagggtttCACTGACATTGgaagcctgcggaaacacgaacgagttcacactggggagaggccattcacctgctctcagtgtgaaaagggattcattaaCGTTagtagcctgcggaaacacgaacgagttcacactggggagaggcctttcacctgctctcagtgtgaaaagggattcattaaCATTagtagcctgcggaaacacgaacgagttcacactggggagaggcctttcacctgctctcactgtgaaaagggattcattgacattggcatcctgcggagacacgaacgagttcacactggggagaggcctttcacctgctctcagtgtgaaaagggattcactgacattggcaacctgctgagacaccagcgagttcacaccggggagcggccattcatctgcactgtgtgtgataagggatttactcagttaccccacctgcagagacaccagcgagttcacaccggggagaagccgttcatctgctctgtgtgtgataagggatttgctcatttatccaacctgctgaaacacaatgtcactcacaccaagagcaggcccttcaaatgctctgactgcaggaggggtttcaaaagctcacagctactgatgtcccaccagcgtgttcactctgaggagagaacgTTCAGCTGCTCTCgatgcacaaagaggtttagatcctcatccaacctgatgaaacacgagcgaggtcacaccggggagagcctgttcaccTTTCCGACTGGGAAAAgcgtcactcggtcatcacttgctgagccacagtgtcactcacagcaatga